TCGATTTAGTTTTATATagtgtaatttaaattttaaaatttttggacatTCTAAATAGATTTCAAGttggaatatttttaatttcggATATAATAAAGAGCCATGAAAACGATTTAGATGGAGGACACAAAGCCAAAGCCCATTGATTTAAGTGGACGTCTAAAAGCTAAATTGTTTGTGTTTTGCCAGATATAAAATAGGTGACACTCGACCCCAAAATCCAGCTCATAAATACATCACCATGTGAAACGAAAAAGTGAAagcgtaaatattaataaatatatacaagctgaatactcaaaaattattttgtaaaaaagtaaatcattataaatattaattatatctatttttttatacaatacctaAAACTACTCATACCTCCTCCCCAAttcataaataggagaataatctTCAGCGCACTTGAgcctagaggtgctcatgggtcgggcgACCCGGCCCGGcagcccgcccgaaatatgggagggttcaggtaaaaatataggctcgaaatatgggtttgggcaaaaaacgaggccatTTAGAAAACGAGCCAGGCCTCAGGCACCACTTTTTTTGGCCCtggcccggcccagcccgaatataaaatatatatatatttaatttggtacctatgttatttttttattcagtttaatacttatatttgaCAAAAAGTTGTATACTTTGGTACTCAAAGGTAACGaatgttaactttttaatgtttaattcaaaatttagggttgatttgatgaaagttaattgctaatttaattgagtttgaattattcatgcttttattaatagaataaatttagtgttaattgtgaatttatttaattttacatttaatttgtCGAATACAATTTGATGGATGTgatttaattcaagttttagagttgatttgagGAAAgctaattgctaatattataagttaattatatatttccATCAACtctaaaactcaattaaacaaaaaaaattcacaccATTACCTTTGTGTACCAAAATACATAACTTtttcaaatacaaatattaaatttgactaaaaataaTACTGATACCACATTAAAAATGGTGTGAAATACaaataccaaattatatattaaatcttaAAGTATTAGATTTAGAAAAACAAAGTCGAGAAAAACCCTTATTTTACAAATAGAAGGTGATGTATTTATAGTTAAATcgtattttgtttcttttacttaaaaatataagtaaactGATCTATAGGcattagattaaaaagtaaattgaattttttattaaatatttcatctatttctatagTTAAAAACTAAcgtgattaataaaataatcaaccGGTTACACTTGATGCGCCACATGTACTTCATTCGATGTATATGAATAagttttaatagtaaaattaatgaattttttaacaaatatacaaatttactttttaatctaacGTAAAAGagactaatttataatttttttaacttgagagactaaatataatttaattcctaagatcaaatttccatttattattaattccaTCCTTAAACAATTCTGATTCAGGCGCTTAAGTCCTAAGTTTTTGAGATAAAACTCTAAAAGGTCCATCTCCATATTTTGATCCTTAGATCAACCCCACACTTAGCTCCAAAAACGTTAGCCACCGCCGGCGACTTTCCTTTCGGTACAATCCCTTTAATTCCATCGCAAGTAACCCTAATCCCCACTTTCTTGCTCTTCAAGCTACCCATTTTCACCATCACTCGGGTATCCATTTCAACTTTCAACAAGAacccctttttcttcttcagctCCGGTCTCAACCCATTCATCGTCTCGGCGTCTACGTCGCTCGACGTCGCCACCGCGACTCCCCTGAAAGTAGTCTCGCTTTTGCTGCCACTGAAGAAAGCCGGCAACGTTCCATTGCCTAAAAACACGTCGCCGTCACTCGATACGCACGAGACGGTGAAAGGGTCGTAAGAGAAAGAGAGGTAAGCGTTCGGGTTTTTGGAAGAAATGGTTAAGTTGAAAAGGGTCGAGAGGTGGGAAGAGGCAGAGTCCGCGCTGGTTGTTAGGTTCAGGCGGTGGATGCGGAATGAAGCGAGGGTGAAAGAAGGGCGGTGAGGGCGGTAAAGTACGTAAAGGACGGTGCCGGTTATGGCGGCTAAAAGAATGAGTATGAGTATTATGAGGATGGTCCAGCAACAGTAGTTCAGCCGCGGACGGTAAGTTGGGCGTGACGTGGGGTTGTAAAGGTGGGTTTTTTTGGCGCCGCCGTTTGCTGGAGCTGTTGTGGAGGGTGGTGATTCATCGGTGCCGCCTTTGGCGGCAGCTGCGACGGTACTTTATCTGACATTGTGAAGAGGAAAGAGTGAGTGAAAAAAGGGAAGGGTGAAGGGTGGAAATTTGTATAGGAGAGAGTGAATttcaaagaaaggaattgaagagaaaggaaaggtaCAGTTCACCCAAAGAAGATGGTGCCACCTCAccaaatcttaaaatattttaggataaattctactaaagttactaaattattagtaaatttatactttaattacttaattttatacaaaatagttattaaagtattcgaagttttcatttaagtcattagacTGTTAAAATTACTATTGTATGGCCTTTTTTGTTTGCACTATCTATATTAATCGAAAActctattttctcatttttcctataatttaagttttttaataaaacaattttaaatgcCACAAATCtatgaattaaaattcaaaaactttcTTCTCTTATTTCGACATTGAGTGTCAAATCAATCCCAATTTAATGTATGTTCTTTTACGCgttaataatattaatctaCCATACCAATTGTCGAATCAAGTAGAGTTTGTTAGTCGgaccttaaaaaaatttaacaattcaatttaataattattttaaattttttaaaattagagtgattaaaacgtaaatatattaataattaagtaattttagGAGTGGTTTACccttatttttaaacacataaagAAATGCCCCCCCGCCCAATATGAGATTATAACCATTTATGGGACGTTGGAACTGGTCTTTCACATGCTTCATCATTTTCTGCCATCCCTTACCAATTTTCTACTATTAATTAGGCAATTCATTTTCTGCAAATTCTAAGTTAATTCCAGGCTTCCATcacttaatttaactaaaataatacctTGAGGCTAATTAAAGCCTTTAAGCAAAGTAAGTGTTTGCATGTgagaatttctaaaaattttggagagattaatgttaacttttcaaaattttagtggTTAGTGAAGCTTActttgaaaacttaaaatttgatttgaatctGAATTcgagttttcaaaatttgaaacgACATCAGttcaaattaatcaaattcaaaatcaattcaacccATTCAATTGAAATACACAGGGGATAAAGATATTTTCAGTTTCTCTCAATTTCGATATTGAACAAATTGATCATTCTCAATTTCGAAAGTAAGCgactaaggacaattaatcatggcattaatgttttttttgtcaaatttatatatacttgattggtataataacaaatttagttctcataaattacatattctattaatttggtcatgattaataaatttagcccgcaattttttaaatatgtaaagttaaggctaaatttgtttgcttttttagaatcaagaccaaattaacaaaatatgtaaacatcaacaattaaatttgttattaccaatcaaaattatgtacaaatGACGAAAATTATTAATACCGTAattaattactcttaattacTCACTTTTATAGTTGTgagagattaaattatttcgatttatttGAGAGAGACTGACTTGCTTGATttcgaaattgaaaaaaagaagaagaagaagcttttAATTCATTCTTGGGGCCAATGCTTATGATAAGCTCTAACAATGAGGTTAGGTTCCTGAAACCTGTCAATTATCATGGAAATGGAAAAGAATTAAACCACTAAACGAAGTATATATATTGGGACCACTTTCtcattttcatgtaaaaatgtCTGTCtgattggtaagttaatttGCAGGGTTTCTGCAAATCCCAGCTACCAAAAACTTACAAGGAGCTTGCTTCAACAAGGCCCTGCCTGCAAttttaattgaagaaaaaaaaatttcttctaaAGGTAGTCATTTTTAGAGAGGCATTGAAGATGAAAACCAAAAAGCTCTGTAAAATTCAGTGGATCATGATGGGGTTTCATTGAAACGCAAATAAAATATTGGGGTGTTGATTGTAATTGCATTTTCGCCATGAAAATTAGAGCTTTCAGCTTCCTGTTTATGAACAATCCCCCTTCCCCCAGCAGCAGAAAACAGATGGGATCATTAAATAATATGAGTAAATAACATTGCAGGACTTAGGTGAAAAAATcgagagctaaatttgttattaatttaatttaaattttatataacaattttcaaattttcacttATAACGACAATATTCGTAGTTATGGAATAAGCtctttattaaatcaattctCTATGATAATATATcgtctaatttttaaaataaaattatagctATTTCATATAAGAAAcctattaattatcatttattaaaagaaaacgatcttaattaaaatcttatataaataaaatggctAAATTTCACGTGGAGAAATCTagtaatcatattttattaaatgaaaataatcttCAATGAGTAGAATTAAAGATATGATTTCAATAAACTATTAAGTTCCCAGattaaagattttattatgaatttgaaacatcgtaaacttataaattgattacttgaatttagttaattaatttgttaattaattgaacttgttagatctatgaattttataattaatcacgtgaaagaatataaaataaaatatgcataaaagtaataatacatgcatttaattttattgatttgattatcgctttctttatttttttaacataatttttacttttttattttgacgGAAATTCATGATATAAATTCTATTGTAAGCTTACAACGATTATCACAGCCAAAATCTAAGCATACAAATGGGATTATTATAGAGttgattgaaatatattttgtatttgaaagttttgatcttcaaaataaatatttaaaaagtaactGAAAATCATTTGATTTGCTCATGATAGAGTGTTCTTAATCCTCTATATGAATTTCCTTTATTCTCtctatatatgaaatttatcttgtagtttgtgaaaaataaaaaagttgttgatttttttctattttgttatttatataaattattaagcTATTAAACTTTGtaattgttatatataaatTGCTAAATTAATAGTCACccatttatgaaaaatataaaatggacACCTagttattagtaaatttattttttaatcatctaactatgaaaagttacaaaatagttacCCAACAGCTCAATTGTCTTTTTGGTCACCAGCGAGCTTACGGTGATAACTTTTAAAACTGACATAATAACAGttttaaccctcaaaatttataaattatgtcaatttagtaatGGTTCTAACAAAAATTAACCaccaacatttatacattgtgtaatttgatcttttcttagttttttGCAATTTTGCTTTTCATTATgacattgagggttaattttaaaagaatgagaaaagatgaaaattattatcttgaaattatgggtgtttctattttttatatattttcaattaaatttaactaacaatctatttttaatttttaggtgaaagagttatggaaaaaataaaattaaaagaaaaatacacaatatgtaaatgttgaaaattaaatttttagtgaatGTATACATTTTCTAATTCTTACATATAAATAGCTAAAataccaatttttaaataaaccatttaataatatttaatagtgttatttcaattgattttttaatgttagtaaaatattaacaaattaaaaaattattttttgcaaAGCAAGTTATGAAATTATGCTAAAGACAAAAACATTAGTCAGTTACTTAAAATAAGAGGGGTAATATCgtaaaattaaacatttgaGTTCCTCGAGGCAATCTCTGTCTTTTACCCAACACCAAACAGCCCTTTTGCCTGAAGTTGATTCCTTTAAATAATGACAAAACTCTTCggttttgtttagttttttcatttttaaattattaataaataaaattatttttattatgggTAAAACTGCACTATAtgttactaaactattaataaatttatattttagttattcaactttaaaaaattatagaatgatcattgaactattcaaatgttttcatttaaatcactaGGCTGTTAAAATTGCTATTGTATGGCTTTCTCTATTCGCACTGTTTGCAACAATTGAAAGctctcatttctcttttcttctacagtccattttttttatgaatcgAATTTGGATATCATTCGAATTTATGAGCCAGAATTTGAACAGCTTTTTTCCTCGATCTCCAACATTAATCATAAGATGGGCTAAGATTTAATGTATGTTATTCTACTATTGGGTACTGATCTACCGTACTGATAGTCAAATCGTTGAGCTTGTTAGCCagacttttaagaaaaaaacttaacagactagtgaattaaataaaaactttcaaataattcaataactattttgtaactttttgaagttaagtaaACACAAtgtaatagtttagtgacctaggtgaaat
The Gossypium raimondii isolate GPD5lz chromosome 8, ASM2569854v1, whole genome shotgun sequence DNA segment above includes these coding regions:
- the LOC105793491 gene encoding NDR1/HIN1-like protein 6, coding for MAENDEACERPVPTSHKCTVAAAAKGGTDESPPSTTAPANGGAKKTHLYNPTSRPTYRPRLNYCCWTILIILILILLAAITGTVLYVLYRPHRPSFTLASFRIHRLNLTTSADSASSHLSTLFNLTISSKNPNAYLSFSYDPFTVSCVSSDGDVFLGNGTLPAFFSGSKSETTFRGVAVATSSDVDAETMNGLRPELKKKKGFLLKVEMDTRVMVKMGSLKSKKVGIRVTCDGIKGIVPKGKSPAVANVFGAKCGVDLRIKIWRWTF